The following proteins are encoded in a genomic region of Paenibacillus antri:
- a CDS encoding ABC transporter permease yields the protein MKRNWDLYFVIVLPLLYIAIFKYVPMYGALIAFKEFNVVQGILGSPWVGFKHFEDFFTSPNFSKLMWNTLGISLYALCVGFPAPILLALALNELRVGAFKKSVQMVTFAPYFISTVVMVSMIILFLSPKLGFVNHIITWFGFPEINFMGEPGYFKSIYVWSEVWQQTGYGAVIYLAALAGVNPQLYEAARVDGASRFQKMIHIDIPGLLPAAVILLILNVGQLMRVGFEKIYLMQNPLNLSTSEVIPTFVYKIGLLGANFSFSSAVGLFNSVVNLLLLVLVNALARKVSDSSLW from the coding sequence ATGAAACGAAACTGGGACTTGTATTTCGTCATTGTTCTCCCGCTGCTGTACATCGCGATTTTCAAATACGTACCGATGTACGGCGCGCTGATCGCGTTTAAAGAGTTTAATGTCGTGCAAGGCATCTTGGGCAGCCCTTGGGTGGGCTTCAAGCATTTCGAGGACTTCTTTACGTCGCCGAATTTCTCGAAGCTGATGTGGAATACGCTCGGGATCAGCTTGTACGCCCTATGCGTCGGCTTCCCGGCGCCGATCCTGCTTGCGCTGGCGCTGAACGAGCTGCGGGTCGGCGCGTTCAAGAAGAGCGTGCAGATGGTGACGTTCGCCCCTTACTTCATCTCGACGGTCGTTATGGTTTCCATGATCATCTTGTTTTTGTCTCCGAAGCTCGGCTTCGTCAACCATATCATTACGTGGTTCGGCTTTCCGGAGATCAACTTCATGGGAGAGCCCGGGTACTTCAAGTCGATCTACGTCTGGTCGGAGGTATGGCAGCAGACCGGATACGGGGCGGTCATCTACTTGGCGGCGCTGGCCGGCGTCAATCCGCAGCTGTATGAAGCGGCCAGAGTCGACGGCGCGTCGCGGTTTCAGAAAATGATTCATATCGACATTCCCGGTCTGCTGCCCGCCGCCGTCATCCTGCTCATTCTGAATGTCGGTCAGCTCATGCGCGTCGGCTTCGAGAAAATTTACCTCATGCAAAACCCGCTCAACCTTAGCACGTCGGAGGTCATTCCGACCTTCGTCTATAAGATCGGGCTGCTCGGCGCGAATTTCAGCTTCTCGTCCGCCGTGGGGCTGTTCAATTCCGTGGTCAATCTGCTGCTGCTCGTCTTGGTCAACGCGTTGGCGCGCAAGGTGTCCGACAGCAGTCTATGGTAG
- a CDS encoding carbohydrate ABC transporter permease yields the protein MRGTIRESFGDRLFLYGIYAFLALIGLAVFYPLLYIVSASFSAPQAVIEGRVWLLPVEPTLLGYKTVFEHHQVIVGYMNSAFYTFFGTMMNVALTIMLAYPLSKRNFYGRQAIMMILVATMLFEGGLIPYYLTIKSLGILDTRWAMLLPQALAVWQVIIARTFFHTTIPEELTEAAELDGCSNIGFIWRVVVPLSKPIIAVLVLMYAVMHWNSYFDALIFLKSADLFPLQIVLRNILILNSVDTTAMKDASEMLARQGLKDLLKFSLIVVASAPILAIYPFVQKYFVQGIMIGSIKG from the coding sequence TTGCGCGGAACTATAAGAGAATCGTTCGGAGATCGCTTATTTCTATACGGCATATACGCCTTTCTCGCCTTGATCGGACTGGCGGTGTTCTATCCGCTGCTCTATATCGTCAGCGCCTCCTTCAGCGCGCCGCAAGCGGTCATTGAGGGCAGGGTGTGGCTGCTGCCGGTCGAACCTACGCTTCTCGGATACAAGACGGTATTCGAGCATCATCAGGTCATCGTCGGGTATATGAACTCGGCGTTTTACACCTTTTTCGGAACGATGATGAATGTCGCGCTAACGATAATGCTGGCCTATCCGTTATCCAAGCGGAACTTCTACGGACGCCAGGCGATCATGATGATCCTCGTGGCGACGATGCTGTTCGAAGGCGGGCTGATCCCGTATTATCTTACAATTAAGAGTCTGGGCATTCTCGATACGCGTTGGGCGATGCTCCTTCCGCAAGCGCTGGCGGTATGGCAAGTCATTATCGCGAGAACGTTCTTCCACACGACGATCCCCGAAGAGCTTACGGAAGCGGCGGAGCTCGACGGCTGCAGCAATATCGGATTCATCTGGAGGGTCGTCGTTCCGCTCTCCAAGCCGATCATCGCCGTGCTGGTGCTCATGTATGCGGTCATGCATTGGAATTCGTATTTCGACGCCTTGATTTTCCTTAAGTCAGCCGACCTGTTTCCGCTGCAGATCGTGCTTCGGAACATTTTGATTCTCAATTCCGTGGACACGACGGCGATGAAGGACGCATCCGAGATGCTGGCCCGGCAAGGGCTGAAGGATTTGTTGAAGTTTTCCTTGATCGTGGTGGCGAGCGCGCCGATCTTGGCGATCTATCCGTTCGTCCAGAAATATTTCGTACAAGGCATCATGATCGGCTCGATCAAAGGGTAG